A single window of Mycobacterium sp. ITM-2016-00318 DNA harbors:
- a CDS encoding Rne/Rng family ribonuclease: protein MADDASTEDISEETQEPEAQPDGLTVVVGDSDGSAEPALEDQPADDVDGAEPDSRTIIETTTVETTVERAEYMPLFVAPQPVEFEPDSGDDDEVDDDDGDGDGDGDEGPDSDDDQSERPSRRRRRGRRGRGRGRGEQSGDDSDDDSGDGQSNGQADDSGDDDDDSGDDDSGGDDAGTRRRRRRRRRKSGGGGENDPSPDDPPNTVVHERAGRGDKEKDKDKDSGEIQGISGSTRLEAKRQRRRDGRDAGRRRPPILSEAEFLARREAVERVMVVRDKVRSEPPHEGARYTQIAVLEDGVVVEHFVTSAASASLVGNIYLGIVQNVLPSMEAAFVDIGRGRNGVLYAGEVNWEAAGLGGTNRKIEQALKPGDYVVVQVSKDPVGHKGARLTTQVSLAGRYLVYVPGASSTGISRKLPDTERQRLKEILREVVPSDAGVIIRTASEGVKEDDIRSDVTRLQERWSQTEKRATETKGKAAGAAVALYEEPDVLVKVIRDLFNEDFSGLIVSGDEAWSTINDYVNAVAPDLVPRLTKYQPASSDGPDVFAVHRIDEQLAKAMDRKVWLPSGGTLVIDRTEAMTVVDVNTGKFTGSGGNLEQTVTRNNLEAAEEIVRQLRLRDIGGIVVIDFIDMVLESNRDLVLRRLTEALARDRTRHQVSEVTSLGLVQLTRKRLGTGLIEAFSTLCPHCAGRGIMLHADPVDSASATGRKSESGRRGKRGKKGGRAEEVAVAKVPSHTSEHPMFKAMQAANGKHDDDEAGDDEVKDESKKAAEEVAEADTDTIKQAVVDTADAELEDDDLDEDYDDSEDSDDDDSDDDSDDDDDSDDEIDLVADDEEDELDDDIEVIDSEDSDDADDDDSDDDDDSDDDDDDDSDDDDDSDDDDDDRGAAPAGTIGGRRPRRRSAARPAGPPIHDD, encoded by the coding sequence GTGGCCGACGATGCATCTACTGAAGACATTTCGGAAGAGACTCAGGAGCCCGAGGCGCAGCCTGACGGGCTGACCGTCGTCGTGGGAGATTCGGACGGATCCGCCGAGCCGGCGCTCGAGGACCAACCGGCCGACGACGTGGACGGCGCAGAACCCGACTCTCGGACAATCATCGAGACGACCACGGTGGAGACCACTGTTGAGCGCGCCGAGTACATGCCGCTGTTTGTGGCGCCGCAACCCGTCGAGTTCGAACCGGACTCCGGCGACGACGACGAGGTCGATGACGACGACGGCGACGGCGACGGCGACGGCGATGAGGGTCCCGACTCCGACGACGACCAGTCCGAGCGGCCGAGCAGGCGTCGCCGTCGCGGCCGTCGCGGCAGGGGCCGGGGTCGCGGCGAGCAGAGTGGCGACGATTCCGACGACGACTCCGGCGACGGACAGTCCAACGGGCAGGCCGACGACTCCGGCGATGATGACGACGACAGCGGTGACGACGACTCCGGTGGCGATGACGCCGGGACACGTCGCCGCCGTCGTCGCCGCCGCCGCAAGTCCGGCGGCGGAGGCGAGAACGATCCCTCACCCGACGATCCGCCGAACACGGTCGTCCACGAACGCGCTGGGCGTGGCGACAAAGAGAAAGACAAAGACAAGGACAGCGGCGAGATCCAGGGCATCTCGGGTTCCACCAGGCTCGAGGCCAAGCGTCAGCGTCGCCGTGACGGCCGCGATGCGGGGCGGCGCAGGCCGCCGATCCTGAGCGAGGCTGAATTCCTGGCACGCCGGGAGGCCGTCGAGCGCGTGATGGTCGTGCGAGACAAGGTCCGCAGCGAACCGCCGCATGAAGGCGCCCGGTACACCCAGATCGCGGTGCTGGAGGACGGCGTTGTCGTCGAACACTTCGTGACGTCCGCCGCGTCGGCGTCGCTGGTGGGCAACATCTACCTCGGCATCGTGCAGAACGTGCTGCCCTCGATGGAGGCGGCGTTCGTCGACATCGGCCGCGGCCGCAACGGTGTGCTCTACGCGGGTGAAGTCAATTGGGAGGCAGCGGGTCTCGGCGGCACGAACCGTAAGATCGAGCAGGCGCTGAAGCCGGGTGACTACGTCGTCGTTCAGGTCAGCAAGGATCCGGTCGGGCACAAGGGCGCGCGGCTGACCACCCAGGTTTCGCTCGCCGGCCGCTATCTGGTGTACGTGCCCGGCGCATCGTCCACCGGCATCAGCCGCAAGCTTCCCGACACCGAACGGCAGCGACTCAAAGAGATTCTCCGCGAGGTGGTTCCGTCGGACGCCGGAGTGATCATCCGCACGGCGTCCGAAGGCGTCAAGGAAGACGACATCCGTTCCGATGTCACCAGGCTGCAAGAACGTTGGTCCCAGACCGAGAAGAGGGCTACCGAGACCAAGGGCAAGGCGGCAGGTGCCGCTGTCGCGCTCTACGAAGAGCCCGATGTCCTCGTCAAGGTCATCCGTGACTTGTTCAACGAGGACTTCTCCGGCCTGATCGTGTCCGGTGACGAGGCTTGGAGCACGATCAATGACTACGTCAATGCCGTTGCGCCGGATCTTGTTCCGCGACTGACGAAGTACCAGCCTGCCAGCTCGGACGGTCCTGATGTGTTCGCGGTGCACCGCATCGACGAGCAGCTGGCCAAGGCGATGGACCGCAAGGTCTGGTTGCCGTCGGGCGGCACGCTGGTGATCGACCGCACCGAGGCCATGACCGTCGTCGACGTCAACACCGGCAAGTTCACCGGCTCGGGCGGCAACCTGGAGCAAACGGTCACCCGCAACAACCTCGAGGCCGCCGAGGAGATCGTGCGCCAACTGCGCCTGCGCGACATCGGCGGCATCGTCGTCATCGACTTCATCGACATGGTGCTCGAGTCCAACCGGGATCTGGTGCTGCGCAGGCTGACCGAGGCGCTCGCCCGTGACCGCACCCGACACCAGGTGTCGGAGGTGACCTCGCTGGGATTGGTTCAGCTGACGCGCAAGCGCCTTGGCACCGGTCTGATCGAGGCGTTCTCCACGCTGTGCCCGCACTGCGCGGGCCGAGGCATTATGCTGCACGCCGATCCCGTCGATTCGGCGTCCGCCACAGGGCGCAAGTCCGAGTCCGGACGACGCGGGAAACGCGGCAAGAAGGGCGGGCGTGCCGAGGAGGTCGCCGTCGCGAAGGTGCCCTCGCACACCAGCGAACATCCGATGTTCAAGGCGATGCAGGCCGCCAACGGCAAGCACGATGACGACGAGGCCGGTGACGACGAGGTCAAGGACGAATCCAAGAAAGCGGCCGAGGAAGTCGCCGAGGCCGATACCGACACCATCAAGCAGGCCGTTGTCGATACCGCCGATGCCGAACTCGAAGACGACGATCTCGACGAGGATTACGACGACTCGGAAGACTCCGACGATGACGATTCCGACGACGACTCGGATGACGACGATGATTCGGATGACGAGATCGACCTGGTCGCCGACGACGAGGAAGACGAGCTCGACGACGACATCGAGGTGATCGACTCCGAGGACTCCGACGACGCGGACGACGATGACTCGGACGACGACGACGATTCGGACGACGACGACGACGATGACTCGGACGACGACGACGATTCGGACGACGACGACGACGATCGCGGCGCGGCTCCAGCCGGAACCATCGGCGGCAGGCGCCCGCGCCGTCGGTCGGCCGCCCGACCGGCAGGTCCGCCGATCCACGACGACTGA
- the ndk gene encoding nucleoside-diphosphate kinase, with translation MTERTLVLIKPDGVQRRLIGEVIGRIESKGLSIAALEMRAVGDELARKHYAEHDGKPFFDSLLEFITSGPVVAAIVEGPRAIAAFRQLAGGTDPVEKAFTGSIRGDLALVTQENLVHGSDSPESAAREIQLWFPGR, from the coding sequence GTGACTGAGCGGACCCTGGTATTGATCAAGCCCGACGGCGTCCAGCGGCGCCTGATCGGCGAGGTAATCGGCCGGATCGAGAGCAAGGGCCTGTCGATCGCGGCCCTGGAGATGCGCGCCGTCGGCGACGAACTGGCCCGCAAGCACTACGCCGAGCACGACGGCAAACCGTTCTTCGACTCGCTGTTGGAATTCATCACCTCGGGGCCCGTCGTGGCGGCGATCGTGGAGGGCCCGAGGGCCATCGCAGCGTTTCGCCAACTCGCCGGCGGCACCGACCCGGTGGAAAAGGCTTTCACCGGCTCAATCCGCGGTGACCTGGCACTTGTCACCCAGGAAAACCTCGTGCACGGGTCAGACTCGCCGGAATCGGCCGCCCGTGAAATCCAACTCTGGTTCCCCGGAAGATAG
- a CDS encoding valine--tRNA ligase, with protein sequence MTASPKPTTDTLPKSWDPGEVESELYQGWVDAGYFTADPGSAKPPYSIVLPPPNVTGSLHMGHALDHTLMDALTRRRRMQGYEVLWLPGMDHAGIATQSVVEKQLAVDGKTKEDFGRELFIDKVWDWKHDSGGTIGAQMRRLGDGVDWSRDRFTMDEGLSRAVRTIFKRLFDAGLIYQAERLVNWSPVLETAISDLEVSYSDVEGELVSFRYGSLDDSEPHIVVATTRVETMLGDTAIAVHPDDERYRHLVGTTLPHPFVDRQMIIVADEHVDPEFGTGAVKVTPAHDPNDFEIGLRHQLPMPTMMDAKGRVADTETRFDGMDRFDARVAVREALAAEGRVVEEKRPYVHSVGHSERSGEPIEPRLSLQWWVKVESLAKAAGDAVRNGHTVIHPPSLEPRWFGWVDNMHDWCISRQLWWGHRIPIWHGPTGETVCVGPDETPPEGWEQDPDVLDTWFSSALWPFSTLGWPDHTPELAKFYPTSVLVTGYDILFFWVARMMMFGQFVADDPAITVDGKRGPQVPFENVFLHGLIRDEFGRKMSKSRGNGIDPLDWVEMFGADALRFTLARGASPGGDLSIGEDHARASRNFATKLFNATRFALMNGASPAPLPGSQDLTDADRWILGRAEEVRAEVDSAFDRYEFSRACEALYHFAWDEFCDWYLELAKVQLASRDERIVTHTTAVLASVLDTLLKLLHPVMPFVTETLWKALTGGESLVIADWPNPSGFAADQVAAQRIADMQKLVTEVRRFRSDQGLADRQKVPARLGDIAAADLDSQVPAVASLAWLTPASDGFAPTASVEVRLTRGTVVVELDTSGTVDVTAERRRLQKDLAAAEKELKGTSAKLDNDAFLAKAPADVVDKIRDRQALARDEVDRITTRLASLQ encoded by the coding sequence GTGACCGCAAGCCCCAAGCCGACAACCGACACCCTCCCCAAGTCGTGGGATCCGGGTGAGGTGGAAAGCGAGCTGTATCAGGGCTGGGTCGACGCCGGCTATTTCACGGCGGACCCCGGCAGCGCGAAGCCGCCGTATTCCATTGTGCTGCCTCCGCCGAACGTCACCGGCAGCCTGCACATGGGGCATGCCCTCGACCACACGCTGATGGACGCGCTCACGCGGCGGCGCCGGATGCAGGGTTACGAGGTGCTGTGGCTGCCGGGCATGGATCACGCGGGCATCGCCACCCAGTCGGTGGTGGAGAAGCAGCTGGCCGTCGACGGCAAGACGAAAGAGGATTTCGGCCGCGAGCTGTTCATCGACAAGGTGTGGGACTGGAAGCACGACTCGGGCGGGACGATCGGCGCTCAGATGCGGCGCCTCGGCGACGGCGTCGACTGGAGCCGGGACCGCTTCACGATGGACGAGGGCCTGTCCCGTGCGGTACGCACCATCTTCAAACGGCTCTTCGACGCCGGGCTGATCTACCAGGCCGAACGCCTGGTGAACTGGTCGCCGGTGCTGGAGACCGCAATCTCCGACCTCGAGGTCTCGTACTCCGACGTCGAGGGCGAGCTGGTGTCGTTCCGATACGGGTCGCTCGATGACTCAGAGCCGCACATCGTGGTCGCGACAACACGTGTCGAGACGATGCTCGGTGACACCGCGATCGCAGTGCATCCCGACGACGAGCGGTACCGCCACCTTGTCGGCACGACGTTGCCGCACCCGTTCGTCGACCGCCAGATGATCATCGTCGCCGACGAGCACGTCGATCCTGAATTCGGCACCGGGGCAGTGAAAGTCACGCCCGCACATGACCCGAACGACTTCGAGATCGGTCTCCGGCACCAATTGCCGATGCCGACGATGATGGACGCCAAGGGCCGCGTCGCCGACACCGAAACCCGGTTCGACGGCATGGACCGCTTCGACGCGCGCGTCGCGGTGCGCGAAGCGCTGGCCGCAGAGGGCCGGGTCGTCGAGGAGAAGCGCCCGTATGTGCACAGCGTCGGACATTCCGAGCGCAGCGGAGAACCCATCGAGCCGCGGCTGTCGCTGCAGTGGTGGGTCAAGGTCGAGTCGCTGGCCAAGGCCGCGGGTGACGCGGTGCGCAACGGGCACACCGTGATTCACCCGCCGAGCCTGGAACCGCGCTGGTTCGGCTGGGTGGACAACATGCACGACTGGTGCATCTCGCGCCAGCTGTGGTGGGGTCACCGCATCCCGATCTGGCACGGGCCGACCGGCGAAACCGTCTGCGTCGGGCCCGACGAAACCCCGCCGGAGGGCTGGGAACAGGACCCCGACGTGCTGGACACCTGGTTCTCCTCGGCGCTGTGGCCGTTCTCCACGCTGGGGTGGCCGGACCACACGCCGGAACTCGCCAAGTTCTATCCGACCTCTGTGCTGGTGACCGGCTACGACATCCTGTTCTTCTGGGTGGCCAGGATGATGATGTTCGGCCAGTTCGTCGCCGACGATCCCGCGATCACGGTCGACGGCAAGCGCGGACCTCAGGTGCCGTTCGAGAATGTCTTCCTGCACGGCCTGATTCGTGACGAGTTCGGCCGCAAGATGAGCAAGTCCCGGGGTAACGGCATCGACCCGCTGGACTGGGTGGAGATGTTCGGCGCCGATGCGCTTCGCTTCACGCTGGCCCGCGGCGCCAGTCCGGGCGGCGACCTGTCCATCGGCGAGGACCACGCCCGTGCGTCGCGCAACTTCGCCACGAAGCTGTTCAATGCGACCCGCTTCGCGCTGATGAACGGGGCAAGTCCCGCCCCGCTACCCGGCTCACAAGACCTCACCGATGCCGACCGCTGGATTCTCGGCCGGGCGGAAGAGGTTCGCGCCGAAGTGGATTCGGCGTTCGACAGATACGAGTTCAGCCGTGCCTGCGAAGCGCTCTACCACTTCGCCTGGGACGAGTTCTGCGACTGGTACCTCGAGCTCGCGAAGGTGCAGTTGGCCAGCCGGGACGAAAGGATCGTCACACACACGACTGCTGTGCTGGCGTCGGTTCTCGACACGCTGCTCAAGCTCCTGCACCCGGTGATGCCTTTTGTGACCGAGACGCTGTGGAAGGCGCTCACCGGTGGCGAGTCACTCGTGATCGCGGACTGGCCGAATCCCTCGGGCTTCGCCGCGGATCAGGTTGCGGCGCAACGGATCGCCGATATGCAGAAGCTGGTCACCGAGGTGCGGCGGTTCCGCAGCGACCAAGGTCTGGCCGACCGGCAGAAGGTTCCCGCGCGGCTCGGCGACATCGCCGCCGCCGATCTCGACTCGCAAGTGCCTGCCGTGGCGTCGTTGGCGTGGCTGACCCCCGCCTCCGACGGGTTCGCGCCGACTGCCTCGGTTGAGGTGCGGCTGACGCGCGGCACCGTCGTGGTGGAGCTCGACACGTCGGGCACCGTCGACGTGACTGCCGAGCGGCGTCGGCTGCAGAAGGACCTGGCCGCAGCGGAGAAGGAGCTCAAGGGCACCAGCGCCAAGCTGGACAATGACGCTTTCCTCGCCAAAGCGCCCGCCGACGTCGTCGACAAGATCCGGGACCGGCAGGCCCTCGCCAGGGACGAGGTCGACCGGATCACGACGAGGCTGGCATCCCTGCAATGA
- a CDS encoding folylpolyglutamate synthase/dihydrofolate synthase family protein: MTSEPPGGRQETVPTPDEIASLLQVEHLLDQRWPETKLEPSTARISALMELLGSPQRGYPSIHIAGTNGKTSVARIVDALLTALHRRTGRTTSPHLQSAVERIAIDNKPITPAQYVAVYEEIEPFVELVDKQSEAAGGPAMSKFEVVTAMAFAAFADAPIDVAVVEVGMGGRWDATNVVDAPVAVITPIGVDHTEYLGTEIADIAKEKAGIITRQKDDLVPVGTVAVIGRQVPEAMEVVLAETVLADAAVAREDSEFAVLGRQVAIGGQMLELQGLGGVYSEIFLPLHGEHQAHNAVIALAAVEAFFGAGADRQLDIDAVRAGFASVVSPGRLERMRSAPTVFIDAAHNPAGAAALAGTLAEEFDFRMLVGIVAVMADKDVDGILAALEPVLDQIVVTTNGSPRALEVESLAMRAEERFGPDRVIAATGLPDAIETATALAEDAGHDGEGFSGSGIVITGSVVTAGMARTLFGRDPQ, translated from the coding sequence ATGACATCGGAGCCGCCTGGTGGGCGACAGGAGACAGTCCCAACGCCGGACGAAATCGCCTCGCTACTGCAGGTCGAGCATCTTCTCGACCAGCGGTGGCCCGAGACCAAGCTGGAACCGAGCACGGCGAGGATCTCCGCCTTGATGGAGCTCCTCGGCTCGCCGCAGCGGGGCTACCCGTCGATCCACATCGCTGGCACCAACGGCAAGACGTCGGTGGCGCGCATCGTGGATGCGCTTCTGACGGCTTTGCACCGGCGCACTGGCCGGACCACCAGCCCGCACCTGCAGTCGGCGGTGGAGCGCATCGCGATCGACAACAAGCCGATCACGCCGGCGCAGTACGTCGCCGTGTACGAAGAGATCGAACCGTTCGTCGAGTTGGTCGACAAGCAGTCGGAAGCGGCGGGTGGCCCGGCCATGAGCAAGTTCGAGGTGGTGACCGCGATGGCGTTCGCCGCCTTCGCCGACGCGCCGATCGACGTGGCCGTCGTCGAGGTCGGCATGGGTGGCCGCTGGGACGCCACCAACGTCGTCGACGCCCCGGTCGCGGTGATCACCCCCATCGGTGTGGACCACACCGAGTACCTGGGCACTGAGATCGCTGACATCGCAAAGGAAAAGGCGGGGATCATCACCCGGCAGAAGGACGACCTCGTGCCGGTCGGCACCGTTGCGGTGATCGGCAGGCAGGTGCCCGAGGCGATGGAGGTGGTGCTCGCCGAAACCGTGCTGGCCGACGCCGCGGTCGCCCGTGAGGATTCCGAGTTCGCCGTGCTCGGCCGTCAGGTGGCTATCGGCGGGCAGATGCTCGAGCTGCAGGGTCTCGGCGGCGTGTACTCCGAGATATTCCTGCCACTTCACGGTGAGCATCAGGCCCACAACGCCGTCATCGCGCTGGCCGCCGTCGAGGCGTTCTTCGGTGCGGGAGCTGACCGTCAACTCGATATCGACGCCGTGCGCGCCGGATTCGCCTCGGTTGTCAGTCCGGGTCGGCTGGAACGGATGCGCAGCGCGCCAACGGTTTTCATCGATGCTGCCCATAATCCCGCCGGGGCGGCGGCGTTGGCGGGGACGCTCGCCGAGGAATTCGACTTCCGCATGCTTGTCGGCATCGTGGCGGTGATGGCCGACAAAGACGTCGACGGAATCCTCGCCGCGCTGGAACCAGTACTCGATCAGATCGTCGTCACCACCAACGGATCGCCGCGCGCGCTCGAGGTCGAGAGCCTGGCGATGCGGGCCGAGGAGCGCTTCGGCCCTGACCGGGTGATCGCGGCAACAGGCCTGCCCGACGCCATCGAGACCGCGACAGCACTTGCCGAAGATGCCGGGCACGACGGCGAGGGCTTCTCCGGCAGCGGCATCGTCATCACCGGTTCAGTTGTCACCGCGGGCATGGCGCGCACGCTGTTCGGGCGGGACCCGCAATGA
- the rplU gene encoding 50S ribosomal protein L21 has translation MATYAIVKTGGKQYKVAVGDVVKVEKLEGEPGASVSLPVALVVDGSKVTSAAKELEKVAVTFEVLEHTKGPKIRIHKFKNKTGYHKRQGHRQPLTVLKVTGIK, from the coding sequence ATGGCGACGTACGCAATCGTCAAGACCGGCGGCAAGCAGTACAAGGTCGCCGTCGGTGACGTGGTCAAGGTCGAGAAGCTCGAGGGCGAGCCCGGCGCCAGTGTGTCGCTGCCCGTCGCCCTCGTCGTCGACGGCTCGAAGGTCACCAGTGCCGCCAAGGAGCTGGAGAAGGTCGCCGTCACCTTCGAGGTGCTAGAGCACACCAAGGGCCCCAAGATCCGCATCCACAAGTTCAAGAACAAGACCGGCTACCACAAGCGGCAAGGTCACCGTCAGCCGCTGACGGTCCTCAAGGTCACCGGAATCAAGTAG
- the obgE gene encoding GTPase ObgE has protein sequence MPRFVDRVVIHARAGNGGNGCASVHREKFKPLGGPDGGNGGRGGSIVLVVDPQVHTLLDFHFHPHVAAQSGKQGAGSNRDGAAGADLEVKVPDGTIVLDEKGRLLADLIGAGTRFEAAAGGRGGLGNAALASRARKAPGFALLGEKGQARDLTLELKTVADVGLIGFPSAGKSSLVSAISAAKPKIADYPFTTLAPNLGVVSAGEQTFTVADVPGLIPGASEGRGLGLDFLRHIERCAVLVHVVDCATLEPGRDPISDIDALEAELAAYTPTLQGDTALVDLAERPRAVVLNKIDVPDARELADFVRDEVVRRYGWPVFEVSTVSREGLRQLTFALWDLVSQYRAAQPEVVPRRPVIRPIPVDESGFTVESDGEGGFLVHGVRPERWVAQTDFTNDEAVGYLGDRLNRLGVEDELLKLGARPGCAVTIGDMTFDWEPQTPAGVDIPMSGRGTDTRLEQTDRVGAAERKAARKQRRRPDGES, from the coding sequence ATGCCCCGGTTCGTCGACCGCGTCGTCATCCATGCGCGGGCGGGAAACGGTGGCAATGGCTGCGCCTCGGTTCATCGCGAGAAGTTCAAACCCCTCGGCGGCCCCGACGGCGGCAACGGCGGACGCGGCGGCAGCATCGTGCTCGTCGTGGACCCGCAGGTGCATACTCTCCTCGACTTTCACTTCCACCCGCATGTGGCCGCACAGTCAGGCAAGCAGGGCGCGGGCAGCAACCGCGACGGCGCCGCGGGCGCCGACCTCGAGGTCAAGGTTCCCGACGGCACCATTGTTCTCGACGAGAAGGGCAGGCTGCTCGCCGACCTGATCGGCGCCGGGACCCGCTTCGAGGCCGCCGCGGGCGGTCGGGGAGGCCTCGGCAACGCCGCACTGGCCTCGCGGGCCCGCAAGGCACCCGGTTTCGCCCTGCTCGGCGAGAAGGGCCAGGCCCGCGATCTCACCCTCGAGCTCAAGACCGTCGCCGACGTCGGCCTGATCGGCTTCCCGTCGGCGGGCAAGTCGTCGCTGGTGTCGGCGATCTCGGCGGCCAAGCCCAAGATCGCCGACTACCCGTTCACCACCCTTGCGCCCAACCTCGGCGTCGTCTCGGCCGGCGAGCAGACGTTCACGGTGGCCGACGTGCCCGGACTGATTCCCGGCGCGTCCGAGGGCCGCGGACTCGGACTGGACTTCCTGCGGCACATCGAGCGGTGCGCGGTGCTCGTGCATGTGGTCGACTGCGCAACCCTCGAACCCGGTCGCGACCCCATCTCCGACATCGACGCGCTCGAGGCCGAGCTCGCCGCCTACACGCCCACGCTGCAGGGTGATACGGCGCTGGTTGACCTGGCGGAGCGCCCGCGCGCGGTGGTGCTCAACAAGATCGACGTGCCCGACGCCCGCGAGCTGGCCGACTTCGTCCGCGACGAGGTCGTGCGGCGTTACGGCTGGCCGGTTTTCGAGGTGTCAACCGTCAGCCGGGAAGGGCTGCGTCAGTTGACGTTTGCGCTGTGGGATCTGGTCTCGCAGTACCGCGCCGCGCAGCCCGAAGTGGTGCCGCGCCGGCCCGTGATTCGCCCGATACCGGTCGACGAGAGCGGTTTCACCGTCGAATCCGACGGGGAGGGCGGCTTCCTCGTGCATGGCGTCCGGCCCGAACGCTGGGTTGCGCAAACCGACTTCACCAATGACGAAGCCGTCGGCTATCTCGGCGATCGCCTGAATCGCCTCGGCGTCGAGGACGAGCTGTTGAAGCTCGGCGCCCGACCCGGTTGCGCCGTCACCATCGGTGACATGACGTTCGACTGGGAGCCGCAGACACCTGCGGGCGTTGACATCCCGATGTCGGGGCGCGGCACCGACACCCGGCTGGAACAAACCGACCGGGTCGGGGCGGCCGAGCGCAAGGCCGCGCGCAAGCAGCGTCGTCGCCCCGACGGTGAGTCGTGA
- the rpmA gene encoding 50S ribosomal protein L27: MAHKKGASSSRNGRDSNAQRLGVKRFGGQVVKAGEIIVRQRGTHFHPGVNVGRGGDDTLFAKAAGAVTFGVKRGRKTVSIVEPSASEA; this comes from the coding sequence ATGGCACACAAAAAAGGCGCTTCCAGCTCACGTAACGGTCGCGACTCAAACGCACAGCGGCTCGGCGTCAAACGGTTCGGCGGCCAGGTCGTCAAGGCCGGCGAGATCATCGTCCGCCAGCGCGGCACCCACTTCCACCCCGGCGTCAACGTCGGCCGCGGCGGCGACGACACGCTGTTCGCCAAGGCTGCCGGCGCAGTGACGTTCGGCGTCAAGCGCGGCCGCAAGACGGTCAGCATCGTGGAGCCGTCGGCCTCGGAGGCCTAG
- the proB gene encoding glutamate 5-kinase: MSSHRDTIRTARSIVVKIGTTALTTPSGVFDAGRLAILADAIEARMEAGSDVVIVSSGAIAAGIEPLRLSKRPADLATKQAAASVGQVALINSWSTAFARYNRTVGQVLLTAHDISMRVQHTNAQRTLDRLRALHAVAIVNENDTVATNEIRFGDNDRLSALVAHLVGANALVLLSDVDGLYDSDPRKGKARFISEVASPDDLTSVVAGRGSHLGTGGMASKLSAALLASDAGVPVLLAAADTATTALVDASVGTVFAPRSERMSARRFWVRYAAESAGALTLDEGAVRAVVKQRRSLLPAGITAVAGRFHGGDVVDLRAPDETMVARGVVAYDAGELATMLGRSTSDLPAELRRPAVHADDLVAV; encoded by the coding sequence GTGAGCAGCCACCGAGACACCATCCGGACGGCGCGCAGCATCGTGGTGAAAATCGGCACGACAGCGCTGACCACCCCGTCCGGTGTGTTCGACGCCGGACGGCTGGCCATCCTGGCCGACGCCATCGAGGCGCGGATGGAAGCCGGTTCCGACGTGGTGATCGTCTCGTCGGGTGCCATCGCCGCGGGCATCGAACCGCTGCGGCTGAGCAAGCGGCCTGCGGACCTGGCCACCAAACAGGCCGCGGCCAGCGTCGGGCAGGTGGCGCTGATCAACTCGTGGAGCACGGCGTTCGCCCGATACAACCGCACCGTCGGTCAGGTGCTGCTGACCGCGCACGACATTTCGATGCGGGTGCAGCACACCAATGCCCAGCGCACGCTGGACCGGTTGCGCGCACTTCACGCGGTCGCGATCGTCAACGAGAACGACACCGTCGCCACCAACGAGATCCGCTTCGGCGACAACGACCGGCTCTCCGCGCTGGTCGCACACCTGGTCGGCGCCAACGCGCTGGTGTTGCTGTCGGATGTCGACGGCCTCTACGACTCGGATCCGCGAAAAGGCAAGGCGCGGTTCATCTCCGAGGTCGCCAGTCCCGATGACCTGACCAGTGTGGTCGCGGGCCGCGGCAGCCACCTCGGCACCGGCGGCATGGCGTCGAAGCTGTCGGCCGCGCTGCTGGCTTCCGATGCCGGTGTCCCTGTGCTACTTGCCGCCGCCGATACCGCCACCACGGCACTGGTCGACGCGTCGGTCGGCACGGTGTTCGCGCCGAGGTCCGAACGCATGTCGGCGCGCCGCTTCTGGGTGCGCTACGCCGCGGAGTCGGCGGGCGCGCTGACCCTCGACGAGGGTGCGGTGCGTGCGGTGGTGAAGCAGCGCCGGTCGCTGCTGCCCGCGGGCATCACGGCGGTGGCGGGGCGTTTTCACGGCGGCGACGTCGTCGATCTGCGCGCACCCGACGAGACGATGGTGGCCCGCGGTGTGGTGGCCTACGACGCGGGTGAACTCGCGACGATGCTCGGCCGGTCGACCTCGGATCTGCCCGCCGAACTGCGCAGGCCCGCAGTGCACGCCGACGATCTCGTCGCGGTCTAG
- a CDS encoding DUF4233 domain-containing protein → MSEQPETPAAPDPWKSFRGVMAGTLILEAIVVLLALPVVSVLDGGLTAVTGTYLIGLAVVLILLAGLQGRPWAIWVNLGIQLVLIAGWVVSSALGFIGLAFAGVWLLILYLRSEVKRREERGLLPGQHPPPD, encoded by the coding sequence ATGAGCGAGCAGCCCGAGACGCCTGCCGCGCCGGATCCGTGGAAGAGCTTCCGCGGCGTGATGGCGGGCACGCTGATCCTCGAAGCCATCGTGGTCCTGCTCGCGCTGCCCGTCGTCTCGGTGCTCGATGGCGGGCTCACCGCCGTCACCGGCACCTATCTGATCGGTCTGGCCGTCGTGCTGATCCTGCTGGCCGGACTGCAGGGGCGCCCATGGGCGATCTGGGTGAATCTGGGCATCCAGCTTGTGCTGATCGCGGGCTGGGTCGTCTCCAGTGCCCTCGGCTTCATCGGGCTGGCGTTCGCCGGAGTCTGGCTGCTCATCCTGTACCTACGCAGCGAAGTCAAGCGTCGGGAAGAGCGCGGCCTGCTGCCTGGGCAACACCCCCCGCCCGACTAA